A single region of the Mus caroli chromosome 16, CAROLI_EIJ_v1.1, whole genome shotgun sequence genome encodes:
- the Efcab1 gene encoding EF-hand calcium-binding domain-containing protein 1 isoform X2, translating into MNRKKLQKLTDTLTKNCKHFDKFEVKCLITLFYNLVGDVAERPGVVTGLDRNVFRNILHVTFGMTDDMIMDRVFRGFDKDNDGCISVSEWIHGLSLFLRGTLDEKMKYCFEVFDLNGDGFISKEEMFHMLKNSLLKQPSEEDPDEGIKDLVEITLKKMDHDHDGKLSFVDYEKAVREENLLLEAFGPCLPDPKSQMEFEAQVFKDPNEFNDM; encoded by the exons ATGAACAGAAAGAAGCTGCAGAAGTTGACGGACACCTTAACTAAAAATTGCAAGCACT TTGATAAATTTGAGGTGAAATGTCTTATAACACTTTTCTATAATTTGGTGGGAGACGTAGCAGAGAGGCCAGGAGTAGTCACCGGACTAGATCGTAATGTATTTCGGAACATCTTGCATGTGACATTTGGGATGACAGATGACATGATTATGGACAGAG TATTTCGAGGCTTTGATAAAGACAATGATGGCTGTATAAGTGTATCAGAGTGGATTCATGGATTATCACTCTTTCTTCGAGGGACTTTAGAcgaaaaaatgaaat ATTGCTTTGAAGTGTTTGATCTGAATGGTGATGGCTTCATTTCAAAGGAGGAGATGTTCCACATGCTGAAGAACAGCCTTCTCAAGCAGCCCTCTGAGGAGGACCCTGATGAAGGGATTAAAGATTTGGTTGAAATTACACTTAAGAAAATG GACCATGACCATGATGGGAAGCTGTCTTTTGTAGACTATGAGAAGGCTGTGAGAGAAGAGAATCTCCTGCTGGAAGCCTTTGGGCCTTGCCTGCCTGATCCAAAG